One window from the genome of Coregonus clupeaformis isolate EN_2021a unplaced genomic scaffold, ASM2061545v1 scaf0813, whole genome shotgun sequence encodes:
- the LOC121570120 gene encoding gastrula zinc finger protein XlCGF7.1-like isoform X2 produces the protein MIKEEEEDVTVKEEEEPFREEEGISIKEEEETEDVINTRERPDSEEPEPETYKSARPHHCSHCGKSFTELGHLKAHERMHTGEKPYQCSLCGKSFSLSASLKRHERTHTRDTLFQCSQCENSFSLLASLKRHERIHTGDKTFHCSQCEKSFTRLGNLKKHKRIHSGEKPFQCSQCEKGFTELGNMKRHERTHTGDKPHRCSQCGKSFTQLGHLKVHERIHTGEKPYHCSQCGKTYSSSRSLKSHVRIHTGEKKPYFS, from the exons atgataaaggaggaagaggaggatgttacagtaaaAGAAGAGGAAGAACCTTTTAGAGAGGAAGAGGGCATCTCAataaaagaggaggaggagacagaagaTGTGATTAACACCA gagaaagACCAGACTCAGAGGAACCAGAGCCAGAGACGTATAAATCAGCAAGAccacaccactgctcccactgCGGGAAGAGTTTTACCGAGTTAGGGCACCTGAAAGCGCATGAGAGAatgcacacaggggagaagccttaccaatGCTCCCTGTGCGGAAAGAGTTTTTCCTTGTCGGCAAGCCTGAAaagacatgagaggacacacacaagaGATACGCTtttccaatgctctcagtgtGAAAATAGTTTTTCCTTGTTAGCAAGCTTGAAAAGACATGAGAGGATACACACAGGTGATAAGActttccactgctcccagtgtgaaaAGAGTTTTACACGGTTAGGGAACCTGAAAAAACATAAAAGAATACactcaggagagaagcctttccaatgctcccagtgtgaaaAGGGTTTTACAGAGTTAGGGAACATGAAaagacatgagaggacacacacaggagataagcctcatcgctgttcccagtgtggaaagagttttacccagttaggacACCTGAAagtgcatgagagaatacacacaggggagaagccgtaccactgctcccagtgtggaaagaccTATTCCTCATCACGGTCACTTAAAAGTCATGTGAGaatccacacaggagagaagaagccttacttctcctag